The following proteins are encoded in a genomic region of Calditrichota bacterium:
- a CDS encoding DUF1684 domain-containing protein has protein sequence MKINKNIATIFLLIVLILAGCTPDSQNDNYVNEILKWKHKRDSSLTKPTGWLSVAGLYWLEQGENTFGSDSTNQFIFPAKAPKFMGSFVMDGTTVSVKINDNVDVFVDSSRINKMVLKNDNEKGTHLLKHGSLSWYVLKRSEKIGIRLRDSEHPNIKSFKGIDHFPIVKEWRIKARLEPFDSIKTIRIANVLGQISDFEWPGTLVFEIDGQTHKLDPIISGKRYWLLFADETSGEETYGAGRFLYTDKVDSTGYTYIDFNKSYNPPCVFTPFATCPLPPLQNRLSVRITAGEKNWGIH, from the coding sequence ATGAAAATAAATAAAAATATTGCAACTATATTTTTACTCATTGTCCTTATTTTAGCAGGATGTACACCAGATTCACAAAACGATAATTATGTAAATGAAATTTTAAAATGGAAACATAAAAGAGATTCATCACTTACAAAACCAACAGGTTGGCTTTCAGTTGCAGGATTATATTGGTTGGAACAAGGTGAAAACACATTTGGATCGGACAGTACAAACCAATTCATTTTTCCGGCAAAAGCTCCAAAATTTATGGGTTCCTTTGTTATGGATGGTACCACAGTTTCAGTAAAAATTAACGACAATGTAGATGTTTTTGTAGATAGCTCGCGCATCAATAAGATGGTTTTGAAAAATGACAATGAAAAAGGGACACACCTCTTAAAACATGGTTCACTTAGCTGGTATGTTTTAAAAAGAAGCGAAAAAATTGGTATAAGATTAAGAGATAGTGAGCATCCTAATATTAAATCTTTTAAAGGGATTGACCATTTTCCAATCGTTAAAGAATGGCGTATTAAAGCCCGGCTGGAACCTTTTGACTCAATTAAAACAATCCGCATAGCCAATGTCCTTGGCCAAATATCGGATTTTGAATGGCCGGGAACACTTGTTTTTGAAATTGATGGACAAACACATAAACTTGATCCTATTATATCAGGAAAGAGGTACTGGCTTCTCTTTGCCGATGAAACCAGCGGTGAAGAAACATATGGTGCCGGACGATTTTTGTACACAGATAAAGTAGATTCAACCGGCTACACTTATATTGATTTTAACAAATCCTATAACCCGCCTTGTGTTTTTACACCATTTGCTACATGTCCCTTACCGCCATTGCAAAACAGGTTATCTGTCCGCATAACTGCCGGCGAAAAAAATTGGGGTATCCATTGA
- a CDS encoding aminopeptidase, whose protein sequence is MFDPRFEKLADVLVNHSTKIQPGENALIEAIDIPEEMVIALIRKVREAGGKPLVTIKQNRIQRELIRDTDEKTMQQIADVEAFRMDKVQVYFGLRGSYNIAEMSDVTSEKMGLYEEHWLKPVHFKIRVPKTKWCVLRWPTPSMAQQARKSTEEFEKFYFDVCTLDYDKMATASENLKAWMQKTERVHIKGPGTDLQFSIKDIPAIPCSGSHNIPDGEVFTAPVRDSINGTIRYTADTIYQGTVFSDINLTFENGKVVKATSSDTEKLNAILDTDEGARYVGEFAIGFNPYITDPMLDILFDEKIAGSFHFTPGQAYDDADNGNRSNIHWDMVCIQTPEYGGGEIWFDDTLIRKDGIFVVKELEALNPENLK, encoded by the coding sequence ATGTTTGACCCTAGATTTGAAAAATTGGCCGATGTGCTGGTAAACCACTCAACAAAAATTCAACCCGGTGAAAATGCTTTAATTGAAGCGATTGATATTCCGGAAGAAATGGTAATTGCCCTTATCCGCAAGGTTCGTGAAGCTGGAGGCAAACCCCTGGTTACAATCAAGCAAAATCGTATTCAGCGCGAACTGATCCGCGATACCGATGAAAAAACCATGCAACAAATTGCTGATGTAGAAGCATTTAGAATGGACAAAGTCCAGGTTTATTTCGGGTTAAGGGGCAGTTATAATATTGCTGAAATGTCTGACGTTACTTCGGAGAAAATGGGTTTATATGAAGAACATTGGTTAAAACCTGTTCATTTTAAAATACGTGTTCCAAAAACTAAGTGGTGTGTTTTACGCTGGCCAACCCCATCAATGGCCCAGCAGGCACGCAAAAGTACAGAAGAATTTGAAAAATTCTATTTTGATGTATGTACTTTAGATTATGATAAAATGGCCACTGCTTCAGAGAATTTGAAAGCCTGGATGCAAAAAACAGAACGTGTTCATATTAAAGGGCCGGGCACCGATTTGCAGTTTAGCATAAAAGACATTCCGGCTATTCCATGTTCCGGATCGCATAATATCCCCGATGGCGAAGTTTTCACAGCACCCGTACGGGATTCTATAAATGGTACAATCCGATATACCGCCGATACAATCTACCAGGGCACAGTTTTTAGTGATATAAACCTGACTTTCGAAAACGGTAAGGTTGTAAAAGCAACATCCAGTGATACCGAAAAGCTTAATGCGATTTTGGATACGGATGAAGGTGCGCGTTATGTTGGTGAGTTTGCAATAGGATTTAATCCATACATAACCGATCCGATGCTTGATATATTATTTGATGAAAAAATTGCCGGCTCATTTCACTTTACGCCAGGCCAGGCTTATGATGATGCTGATAATGGAAACCGTTCTAATATTCACTGGGACATGGTATGTATCCAAACACCTGAATATGGTGGAGGTGAAATTTGGTTTGATGATACGCTGATCCGTAAAGATGGGATTTTTGTAGTAAAAGAGCTTGAGGCGTTGAATCCGGAGAACTTAAAATAA
- a CDS encoding PAS domain S-box protein, whose amino-acid sequence MNYSKATKQNLIEEIETLRNELKHKNGNNRPRQTTAKEISQAQKIQKILFNISKATGEVGSLYDLLSVIHEQVGTLIECRNFYVALYNIENGEYSFPYYMDEFDLSGDFTQEEMRNSLTEYVRKKRTPLLIDSNTDKKMIEQGKIDLVGQHALIWMGVPFKINEQFSGVLVVQSYNKAESYTKHDLEIMTFVTEHISWAIERKKAEEALRISEESYRGLFNNASDAIYIQDSNGNFLDVNKTVEKMYGYKRDYLIGKSPAILSAPGKNDLEKVGHFIKEASKGKPQIFEFWGIRKNGEVFPKEVRLNQGIYFGQGAIIAFAQDITERKLSEKQLKQSELRFRTLIENSPVAIGMSRKGKILFANDAYLKLFGYKNKAEIIGSSILNHLAVSERKKLLALNQSREDNKKGPSSYESVGLRKDGSTFPFQINVTVIQLEEGTATLVFISDIHNLKKAEEERLNLERQILHTQKLESLGVLAGGIAHDFNNLLTGIMGNTGLAMVHAETSSPAQNNLLKIENIASRAAELCNQMLAYSGKGKFVIQPIDINEIVRDMALLLNVSIPKKVSLQVDLDPNLPAIEADVSQTRQVIMNLITNAADAIGKEAGVIKIKSYSKKFTGDELKSRYIEQELEGGFYIVLEVLDNGCGMKEETLNKLFDPFFTTKFTGRGLGLAAVLGIVRGHKGTLDIDSTFHIGTMVKIAFPASSKKALPLHTKKKRNEQLKGEGTIMVVDDEESVRSILKESLELSGFKIILAEDGEVALKKYKKYSDEIKLVVLDLTMPKLNGEETYKRLTKINPTVKVILSSGFNAQEAIKRFASNGIAGYLQKPYHLQSLRDKIIEVIGN is encoded by the coding sequence ATGAATTATTCAAAAGCAACCAAACAAAACTTGATCGAAGAGATTGAAACTCTCCGAAATGAGTTAAAGCATAAAAATGGCAATAATCGTCCACGCCAAACAACGGCCAAAGAAATTAGTCAAGCCCAAAAAATTCAAAAAATTCTGTTTAACATTTCTAAAGCGACCGGTGAGGTTGGCTCTTTATATGATCTTTTAAGTGTTATTCACGAACAGGTGGGCACCTTAATAGAATGCAGAAACTTTTATGTTGCCTTGTATAACATCGAAAACGGAGAATATTCGTTTCCATATTATATGGATGAATTTGATTTAAGTGGCGATTTTACTCAAGAAGAAATGCGCAACAGCCTAACTGAGTATGTTCGAAAAAAAAGAACCCCTTTATTAATAGACAGTAATACAGATAAAAAAATGATTGAACAGGGAAAAATCGATTTAGTTGGCCAGCATGCTTTAATTTGGATGGGGGTTCCATTTAAAATTAATGAGCAGTTCTCCGGCGTTCTTGTAGTTCAAAGTTATAACAAAGCCGAATCTTATACTAAGCATGATCTTGAAATAATGACATTTGTGACAGAGCATATTTCCTGGGCCATTGAACGGAAAAAAGCAGAAGAAGCTTTGCGCATATCAGAAGAAAGCTATCGCGGATTGTTTAATAATGCCAGCGATGCTATTTATATCCAGGATTCCAATGGCAATTTTCTGGATGTTAATAAAACTGTTGAAAAAATGTATGGTTATAAACGAGATTATCTAATTGGTAAATCCCCGGCAATTCTTTCTGCCCCTGGAAAGAATGACTTGGAAAAAGTAGGTCATTTTATTAAAGAAGCTTCAAAAGGTAAACCTCAAATTTTTGAATTTTGGGGAATTAGAAAAAATGGTGAAGTCTTCCCTAAAGAAGTCCGCTTAAACCAGGGAATCTATTTTGGCCAGGGAGCTATTATTGCTTTTGCACAGGATATTACCGAAAGGAAATTATCTGAAAAGCAGTTAAAGCAAAGCGAGCTGCGTTTCAGGACACTCATCGAAAACTCTCCGGTTGCCATAGGAATGTCTCGAAAGGGTAAAATTCTTTTTGCAAATGATGCTTATTTAAAATTATTTGGTTACAAAAATAAAGCTGAAATAATTGGCTCTTCAATTTTGAACCACCTCGCGGTATCAGAGAGGAAAAAATTATTAGCTCTTAATCAAAGCAGGGAAGACAACAAGAAAGGACCATCAAGTTACGAATCTGTTGGATTGAGAAAAGATGGCTCAACATTTCCATTCCAGATAAATGTAACGGTAATTCAATTGGAAGAAGGAACGGCCACCCTGGTTTTTATATCGGATATTCATAACCTAAAAAAAGCAGAAGAAGAAAGACTAAACCTGGAACGGCAAATATTACATACTCAAAAATTGGAAAGTTTGGGTGTTTTAGCCGGCGGTATCGCGCATGATTTTAATAATCTCTTAACTGGGATTATGGGAAACACCGGTTTGGCAATGGTACATGCAGAAACCAGTTCACCTGCCCAAAATAATCTTCTAAAAATTGAAAATATTGCATCACGTGCCGCTGAATTATGTAATCAGATGTTAGCTTATTCCGGTAAAGGTAAATTTGTTATCCAACCAATTGATATTAACGAGATAGTAAGGGACATGGCGCTGCTGTTAAATGTTTCTATTCCTAAGAAAGTAAGTTTACAAGTTGATCTTGATCCCAACCTACCGGCAATAGAAGCAGATGTTAGTCAAACCCGTCAAGTTATTATGAACTTAATTACAAATGCAGCAGATGCTATTGGAAAAGAAGCTGGCGTTATAAAGATAAAATCTTACTCCAAAAAATTTACTGGTGATGAACTTAAATCGCGTTATATAGAACAAGAATTAGAGGGTGGGTTTTATATAGTTCTGGAAGTATTGGATAACGGTTGCGGAATGAAAGAAGAAACGCTTAACAAATTATTCGATCCATTTTTTACCACCAAGTTCACCGGACGCGGATTAGGTCTGGCAGCTGTTTTAGGAATTGTGAGAGGGCACAAAGGCACATTAGATATTGATAGCACTTTTCATATTGGGACAATGGTAAAAATAGCTTTTCCTGCATCTTCAAAAAAAGCTTTACCACTACATACCAAGAAAAAAAGGAACGAACAGCTTAAAGGCGAGGGTACAATCATGGTTGTAGATGATGAAGAATCAGTCCGTTCAATATTGAAGGAATCATTAGAATTAAGCGGATTTAAAATTATTCTTGCTGAAGATGGCGAAGTTGCTTTAAAAAAGTATAAAAAATATTCAGATGAAATTAAATTGGTTGTCCTGGACTTAACGATGCCAAAACTAAATGGTGAAGAAACATATAAACGGTTAACGAAAATTAATCCTACTGTAAAAGTGATTTTGTCGAGTGGATTTAATGCCCAGGAAGCAATAAAACGATTTGCTTCAAATGGAATTGCAGGGTATTTACAAAAACCGTATCACCTGCAATCCTTAAGGGATAAAATAATTGAAGTAATTGGAAATTAG
- a CDS encoding SpoIIE family protein phosphatase, translated as MNLDALKKPKIYITLLLWIVAVVLLLQKDQVIAVFTQVAVIYVISSWFFLNRFLMNEVKISNEIVFFSFVITHYLNLQLISFYDQEILSATVPLFIEVLHQFLVALQILLFALVVTINNKKKQRIIFIYILLAILAHFVIYQELTVVRILFDFLLFFVLLKRTVWLDDLHKKTLGIYFIFFAGLFFMLLSKNPFSAEWNVLSSNASWFTIPFFLYDLIKIYTLAVIVKIPAVIIYNHMTLSRKLWFAGIFQSLIPQIFQLTLSLILFFFFVSAWQAQNLQEDLNKSGFISTGNTQPKIISDEDAAKLKLSGIIKKTYPEESYYYFVKDSASSKIIYYQNIDSLFCQDLWSSSQTIFGNGLLAYPVKLRSWERYLNKADFWQRGKADKISPFSFIDAADGWFTGHYEVVDKTKDFDAVLFAMPTRGLSFGRVTLPLYNPQGQQISHFAFDIMFNYKRLVFSDPMVGILFAIALIFFLINSFIIRRVSEAGAIINKTIISKFENLKVGIREIAGGNLKHKLKLVGEDEFVELAHHFNKMGEKLEETIAEAREKDRLDQELSVARDVQLSLLKNILPDLEGFEIVATLETAQEVSGDFYDVVYSDENKALFTIGDVSGKGASAAFYMAQYISLFRFSAQFTAFPKEIALRINEYFTKHVDDRHIFITAIIGVVDLKSGRITFVRAGHNNPYYLNAGGEVNELNMKGIGIGLTKDSTIFKNSLEKHELVLNENDKLVLYTDGLIEATRVINNAEEQYGEEKLIQKLSTYKNKNASFIINDLTSDVEKFFSGQPKNDDLTLLVIQKV; from the coding sequence ATGAACCTGGATGCATTAAAAAAACCGAAAATCTATATCACTCTTTTGCTCTGGATCGTTGCTGTTGTTTTGCTTCTTCAAAAAGATCAGGTAATTGCCGTTTTCACGCAAGTTGCAGTTATTTATGTTATTTCAAGTTGGTTTTTTTTAAACCGCTTTTTAATGAATGAAGTAAAAATCTCCAATGAAATTGTATTCTTTTCTTTTGTAATAACCCATTATCTTAACCTTCAGCTTATCAGCTTTTATGATCAGGAAATTCTATCTGCAACAGTGCCTTTATTTATAGAAGTTTTACATCAATTTTTGGTGGCTTTACAAATTTTGCTGTTTGCACTTGTTGTAACTATAAATAACAAGAAAAAGCAGCGGATAATCTTTATTTATATTTTACTGGCTATACTTGCGCACTTTGTGATTTACCAGGAGCTGACAGTTGTCCGCATTTTATTTGATTTTTTACTGTTTTTTGTTTTGCTAAAACGAACGGTTTGGCTGGATGATTTACACAAAAAAACACTTGGCATTTACTTTATCTTTTTTGCCGGATTGTTTTTTATGCTTCTTTCAAAAAATCCTTTTTCGGCCGAATGGAATGTTCTTTCATCAAATGCCAGTTGGTTTACAATCCCATTTTTTTTATATGATCTTATAAAAATCTATACACTGGCTGTGATTGTAAAAATACCCGCTGTTATAATTTATAACCATATGACCCTTTCCCGGAAGCTGTGGTTTGCAGGAATATTTCAATCATTAATTCCTCAAATTTTTCAGTTGACGTTATCGTTGATTCTTTTTTTCTTTTTTGTCTCCGCCTGGCAGGCACAAAATTTACAAGAGGATTTGAATAAAAGCGGGTTCATTTCTACAGGAAATACCCAGCCAAAAATCATTTCCGATGAAGATGCGGCCAAATTGAAATTATCCGGAATAATAAAAAAAACCTATCCAGAGGAATCGTATTATTATTTCGTCAAAGATTCTGCCAGTTCTAAAATTATTTATTATCAAAATATTGACAGTCTGTTTTGTCAAGATTTATGGAGCAGTTCTCAAACCATATTTGGCAACGGCCTTCTTGCATATCCGGTTAAGTTACGTTCCTGGGAGCGCTATCTTAACAAGGCAGATTTTTGGCAAAGAGGCAAAGCAGATAAAATTTCGCCATTTTCATTTATTGACGCTGCGGATGGATGGTTTACCGGACACTATGAAGTGGTAGACAAAACTAAAGATTTTGATGCTGTATTGTTTGCAATGCCTACAAGAGGTTTAAGTTTTGGACGGGTAACTTTGCCTTTATATAATCCGCAAGGACAACAAATATCGCACTTTGCTTTTGATATTATGTTCAATTATAAACGGCTGGTTTTTTCAGATCCAATGGTGGGGATATTATTTGCCATAGCTCTCATTTTTTTCCTGATAAATTCGTTTATTATCCGTCGGGTATCTGAAGCAGGCGCCATAATTAATAAAACAATTATCAGTAAATTTGAGAATTTAAAAGTTGGGATTCGTGAAATTGCCGGCGGTAACCTAAAACATAAATTAAAACTTGTCGGTGAAGATGAGTTTGTTGAGCTTGCCCATCATTTTAATAAAATGGGCGAAAAACTAGAAGAAACAATTGCCGAGGCCCGGGAAAAGGATCGTTTGGATCAGGAGCTTTCTGTTGCACGTGATGTTCAGTTGAGCCTGTTAAAAAATATCCTGCCGGATTTGGAAGGATTTGAAATTGTAGCCACCCTGGAAACTGCCCAGGAAGTGAGCGGTGATTTTTATGACGTGGTTTATTCTGATGAAAATAAAGCGTTGTTTACAATTGGGGATGTTTCAGGAAAAGGTGCTTCGGCTGCATTTTATATGGCCCAGTATATCAGTTTGTTTAGGTTTTCCGCACAATTTACTGCATTCCCAAAAGAAATTGCTTTAAGAATAAATGAATATTTCACCAAACATGTGGATGACCGCCATATATTTATTACGGCGATTATTGGCGTTGTTGATTTAAAATCTGGCAGAATTACTTTTGTAAGGGCTGGGCATAATAACCCATATTATTTAAATGCCGGTGGTGAAGTGAATGAGTTGAATATGAAGGGCATAGGTATTGGACTTACAAAAGATTCTACAATTTTTAAAAATAGCCTGGAAAAGCATGAGTTGGTTTTAAATGAAAACGACAAACTGGTTTTATACACAGATGGTCTTATCGAAGCGACAAGAGTTATCAATAATGCAGAAGAGCAATATGGTGAAGAAAAACTGATTCAAAAATTATCCACTTATAAAAATAAAAATGCCTCATTTATAATAAATGATTTAACCTCTGATGTTGAAAAGTTTTTTTCCGGTCAACCAAAAAATGATGATTTAACTCTTCTGGTCATCCAAAAAGTATAA
- the eat gene encoding ethanolamine permease — protein sequence MNLKNIKYTQGTENYFKQRILKRYAGVWSLWALGVGAVISGDFFGWNFGLASGGFGGLFIATVIIAIMYIGMCYSIAEMSPALPHTGGAYSFSRTAMGPMGGFITGLAENMEYVLTPAVIVVGIGGYMGTVFNDLFGINISAPLWWLLAYFIFVGLNIIGVELTFRFTVFITFLALGILLVFWIGALPHFSWEHALNIKPDPGQTTWLPKGWGGIAKALPFAIWFYLAIEQLPLAAEESHDPKKDMPKGLLWGILTLIIASFLTLFLNAGIAPGSAEVGTSAEPLFLAFKTIFGDGIGSSLLALVAVAGLIASFHTIIYAYGRNIFSLSRAGYFPKWLSITHSKRNTPYIALIVGAIIGYVVALIIEFGETFFGSVPVGAVLLNMAVFGAVIAYIMQMAAFVLLRKNHSDIERPYLSPLGNAGAIIAGLIAAVTLVFLFLNPDYVVGVYGCAIWFLGGILYFWIYARHSMILSPEEEFALKSQEKVKG from the coding sequence ATGAATCTGAAAAATATAAAGTACACACAGGGAACTGAAAATTATTTTAAACAACGCATATTAAAACGATATGCGGGTGTCTGGTCATTATGGGCGCTTGGTGTGGGCGCAGTTATTTCCGGTGACTTTTTTGGCTGGAATTTTGGATTGGCGTCTGGTGGTTTTGGCGGACTTTTTATTGCCACAGTTATCATTGCCATTATGTATATAGGAATGTGTTATTCCATTGCCGAAATGTCTCCGGCACTGCCACACACGGGTGGCGCTTATTCATTTTCACGGACAGCAATGGGCCCGATGGGCGGATTTATAACCGGGCTTGCAGAAAATATGGAATATGTCTTAACGCCCGCTGTAATCGTTGTTGGCATCGGCGGATATATGGGCACAGTTTTTAATGATCTTTTTGGTATTAATATCTCTGCGCCGCTTTGGTGGCTGCTGGCCTATTTTATTTTTGTAGGATTAAATATTATTGGCGTAGAGCTGACCTTTCGTTTTACAGTTTTTATTACGTTTTTGGCACTTGGTATTTTGTTGGTTTTCTGGATTGGCGCGTTGCCTCATTTTTCATGGGAACATGCACTTAATATTAAACCCGATCCTGGGCAAACAACCTGGCTGCCCAAAGGATGGGGCGGAATTGCCAAGGCGCTGCCCTTCGCCATTTGGTTTTACCTGGCAATTGAACAACTTCCTCTTGCCGCGGAAGAATCTCATGATCCTAAAAAAGATATGCCCAAAGGTTTATTGTGGGGAATTCTGACTTTAATTATTGCATCATTCTTAACACTTTTTTTAAATGCAGGAATTGCGCCGGGAAGTGCTGAAGTTGGAACCTCGGCTGAGCCGCTTTTTTTAGCATTTAAAACTATTTTTGGTGATGGCATTGGTTCATCATTACTGGCGCTTGTGGCAGTGGCCGGATTGATTGCCAGCTTTCATACAATTATTTATGCTTATGGCAGAAATATATTTTCCTTAAGCCGCGCGGGGTATTTTCCAAAATGGCTATCGATTACGCACTCAAAACGTAATACGCCGTACATTGCTTTAATTGTTGGCGCGATAATTGGTTATGTGGTTGCCCTGATAATCGAATTTGGGGAAACATTTTTTGGCAGTGTTCCGGTTGGGGCTGTTCTTTTAAATATGGCTGTTTTCGGTGCCGTAATTGCCTACATAATGCAGATGGCGGCATTTGTTTTACTAAGAAAAAATCACTCCGATATTGAACGGCCTTATCTCAGTCCATTGGGAAATGCAGGCGCTATAATTGCCGGTTTGATTGCCGCTGTAACTCTTGTCTTTTTATTTTTAAATCCGGATTATGTAGTTGGCGTGTATGGTTGCGCCATCTGGTTTTTGGGAGGAATTCTCTACTTCTGGATTTATGCCCGCCACTCTATGATTTTATCACCGGAGGAAGAGTTTGCTTTAAAAAGCCAGGAAAAAGTTAAAGGATAA
- a CDS encoding DNA adenine methylase, with translation MRQLHLFEKEIVHKAPNVASVPQYSPLRYPGGKTWLYPFAKQWLHDKKEKFLIEPFAGGASVGLAAAIEGWVDHVILVDLDDNIFSFWDALINGYGDWLADQVLDFDFTEKNINDTLNKKKMDAKEKAFALLLNNRISHGGIMAIGAGRIKNGENGKGLSSRWYPQTLNHRIKKICKVADRISIVKDDAFEFTKNFLSNDKAIFFFDPPYTKAGKRLYQHFQIDHEKLFKVSKKLKGDFLITYDFSEEILSYAKKYDLFYEKVLMQTTHLIKKHELLISKDSGWL, from the coding sequence ATGAGACAATTACATTTATTTGAAAAGGAAATTGTCCACAAAGCACCTAATGTTGCTTCGGTACCTCAATACAGTCCATTAAGATATCCAGGTGGAAAAACATGGCTCTATCCATTTGCAAAACAATGGTTACATGATAAAAAAGAGAAGTTTTTAATTGAACCATTTGCAGGTGGAGCAAGTGTAGGTTTAGCAGCAGCGATTGAAGGTTGGGTTGATCATGTAATTTTAGTTGATCTTGATGATAACATTTTCTCTTTTTGGGATGCTTTAATAAATGGTTATGGTGATTGGCTTGCAGATCAAGTACTAGATTTTGATTTTACAGAAAAGAACATTAATGACACCTTAAATAAGAAAAAGATGGATGCAAAAGAAAAAGCTTTTGCATTATTACTTAACAATAGAATTAGTCATGGTGGAATAATGGCCATTGGAGCTGGTCGTATTAAAAATGGAGAAAATGGTAAGGGCCTTAGTTCAAGATGGTATCCTCAAACGCTAAATCATAGAATAAAAAAAATCTGTAAAGTTGCTGATAGAATAAGCATTGTAAAAGACGATGCTTTTGAATTCACTAAGAATTTTCTTTCGAATGATAAAGCAATATTCTTTTTTGATCCGCCATATACAAAGGCCGGGAAAAGACTATATCAACATTTTCAAATAGATCATGAAAAACTTTTTAAAGTTTCTAAGAAACTAAAAGGTGATTTTTTAATTACCTATGACTTTTCTGAAGAAATATTGTCATACGCTAAGAAGTATGATTTATTTTATGAAAAGGTTTTAATGCAAACTACGCATTTAATAAAAAAACATGAGCTATTAATCTCAAAGGACTCAGGTTGGTTGTAA
- a CDS encoding Fic family protein gives MKPFIPEMLPPENLNFKRLIRIAGEANAALARYDGLLQAVVNPEILLSPLTTNEAVLSSKIEGTQATMDEVLHHEAGIRINEESKKLDIQEIANYRSMLIHAEKEMAGRPLNLFLIRQMHKELMSGVRGSKSEPGKFRDRQNWIGRPGLPIEQATYIPPEPHQLQVCLNDLEKYIKSDDGDVLVQSAIIHAQFEIIHPFLDGNGRIGRLLIPLFLFFKKRLKRPMFYLSEYLENNRSEYYLHLKNISSQGDWNSWIEFYLKAIKQQGKRNGERIEHTLDLYKTTTKRIREIARTQYNIEITDALFHKPMFSSSDIQTRTKIAKQTLTPILKLLTEAGILTIIKKAKGRSPAVMKFEKLLSITEK, from the coding sequence ATGAAACCTTTTATCCCAGAAATGTTACCCCCGGAAAACCTTAATTTTAAAAGACTGATCCGCATTGCCGGAGAAGCCAATGCTGCGTTAGCCAGATACGATGGTTTGCTTCAAGCGGTGGTTAACCCGGAAATATTACTCTCGCCTTTAACAACCAACGAAGCTGTTTTATCTTCCAAAATAGAAGGAACCCAGGCTACCATGGATGAAGTTTTGCACCACGAAGCCGGGATACGTATTAATGAAGAAAGTAAAAAACTGGATATTCAGGAGATTGCAAATTATAGATCCATGCTAATCCATGCGGAAAAAGAAATGGCCGGCAGGCCTTTAAACCTGTTCTTAATCCGCCAGATGCACAAAGAGCTTATGAGCGGCGTGCGCGGTTCTAAAAGTGAACCGGGAAAATTCCGGGACAGACAAAACTGGATAGGCAGGCCAGGCTTGCCAATAGAACAGGCAACTTATATTCCACCCGAACCGCATCAACTACAGGTTTGTTTAAATGACTTGGAGAAGTATATAAAGTCCGATGATGGAGATGTTCTTGTGCAGTCGGCCATAATCCACGCCCAGTTTGAGATCATCCATCCGTTTCTAGACGGTAATGGCAGAATTGGCAGACTGCTTATTCCATTGTTTCTGTTTTTTAAAAAACGCTTAAAGCGTCCTATGTTCTATTTAAGTGAATATTTGGAAAATAACCGAAGTGAATACTATTTACATTTGAAAAATATCTCAAGCCAGGGTGATTGGAACAGTTGGATTGAATTTTATTTGAAGGCAATAAAGCAACAGGGCAAAAGAAACGGAGAGCGTATTGAACACACACTGGATTTGTATAAAACAACTACAAAGCGCATCCGCGAAATAGCAAGAACCCAGTATAATATTGAAATTACAGATGCATTATTTCATAAACCTATGTTCAGCTCATCGGATATACAAACGCGCACTAAAATAGCAAAACAAACCTTAACACCTATTTTGAAGCTTTTAACAGAAGCGGGGATTTTAACTATTATAAAAAAGGCAAAAGGGCGAAGCCCGGCTGTAATGAAATTTGAAAAACTGTTATCAATTACAGAAAAATAA